From the genome of Palaemon carinicauda isolate YSFRI2023 chromosome 36, ASM3689809v2, whole genome shotgun sequence:
TCGAGGCTTATTTTTAGTAACTAACTACTaacaattagataataataatcaaacgtaTCACTCCGTAGAATGCACAGGTATAGAAAACAAAGTATCATATTACAAAATCTTGTATAATAAAGAAAACAACTGAGAAAAGGTTGTAGACGTAaaataggagaatatatatatatatatatatatatatatatatatatatatatatatatatatatatatatgtatatatatatatatatatatatatatatatatatatatatatatatatatatatatatatatatatatatatatgtatatatatatatatatatatatatatatatatatatatatatatatatatatatatatatatatatatatatatatatatatatatatatatatatatatatatatatatatatatatatatatatcatttcagtcTCAAACATAAAAATCCTGGCAAGAAAAAAGCTAACAATATACTACCTAAACAATCAACATAGTAATCTCCTTCCACTTCAACTCAATCTGCAAAGACAGTCTGTCCCAGCGTTTTTGTACGCTATTATGCATTTCAGCCACCTGGACCCATCATTTATTGCGAATCTCTTCGAAATAATTAGTCAGTCCAGtatgatatgttattattattattattatttgaacggctcttctttgtgggttatttagtactcgtcgacattttgaaggatttatttagtcgaaggtcactggaaaaattacatacaatgagaaattcatatggtgacaattcttcaattaatctaaaaaaaagacatatttaaagaaaaaccctattctctacacatttcaaacaacattattggaaaactctattgctataatttcagtaattgtaattcctttgtattttatttcttgcatcttacacatttttattatatttccaataaagacctctggtaaaataacttgattacaaaattcgtgaATCCCTTAGTTCTGCTATAtatcgaatctttaagaaatatgcactaagcattattagacatcattaagtcatgagaaaattccactaaatagttattcgatctgtggcatattttatctagcttaatcccttacgagctctattttcccttcttaaattgtaaagacctcttgataacatctttTACTTACAGATTTGTTTGTGTTCACTGCAGAGACCGTCCAGCTCTATTCCCCTCATGGGCTGCAAGCAAGTCCCTACCGAGGGTACGCCACCGTTAACACAAGCACACCCCTCACCTTATttcatgtgtctatatttcatcatattagcaaccctaattagctattgttatttaaacagcaaccctgacaacccttttacgtctataaatctcagaacactgtgatgcttaccttatattataattccatcttaaagtcgtcgatgtggaTTCTCTCAAACACGTCTACTCCTAACGCCTGTTactgtttgaaagacccacctgccGCTTTCCCTAGCGCTTGACAAAGGGGCGGTGGGAGATGGAccgatggttcttttgttttctttgttactaacatataaaaggtgtcccccataattattgtttctgacggaaacttcctcattttaattttcttaatatttgataacgtgtacgcctctattagtgaacgaaatttaattacaaattttggatttaccacgaacagtcattcaaagttgcgcagggaaaagtgagatttccttgagtgaaatttccctgagtgaaatttccctgagtgaaactTCCCTGCGTTTACACCCGCCCCTTTGAAACCTCTTGAGCACAAGGGGGTTCAACACCTTATCGCTCTGTATTGCCCATTAGATCCGTCTCCTCCTCTAAAATTAAAACAAGCTTCGACAGCAGTCTGTCgtattccttgccctctctcctgacagtcaccgtcctcaccaaaccatctttccctactttggtctgcactactctagccaatggccaatggcagcgGGCTTCATTCTCCTTGACCATAAGGACTACGTCTCCCACCCTGAGGTTTCGTCGCTCTTTGAGCCATTTCTGGCGCTGTTGTAACCCCAGCAGATATTCACGTTTCCAACGGGCCCAGAACTGCTCAgccatatgctgcacctgcttccatCTTTGCTTAGAGTGGCCACCTATTGCAACGCCGCAGCCTACAGGCGAATCTCCCATGTTTAAAAGCTTTTTCGGTGTGAGTGGAACCGGGTCTCAACTGTCTGAGGTGACAACAGTAAGGGGCCTACGgttaaccgttgcctccacttcacaaaagagtgtgcatagcccttcataatccagttgctgtgtccccaagactatatctaAGACCCTCCTCATGGTACCTATCAACCGCtcccatgctcctccaaaatgtgaggcGCCGGGAGGATTGAAAATAAATTCCACCCCACACCCGAGCAACTCATTGCGCACCTTGTTTCCTGCCAAGAACTCATAACTGGAGTCGAGAACTTTCCGCGATCCCACAATATTAGTGCCGAAGTCGCATCTAACTGTCTTGACCTGACCACGACAAGCCAAAAACCTCCTGACTGCACTAATGAATGAATTTGATGTGAGATTTAAGGCCacctccaagtgtatggccctcatgttcaagcaagtgaatataactccccaGTGTTTCATCTATGCTCTGCCTCGTTTTACGAAGAATGGCCCAAAAAGGTCCACCCCGGTGCGATAAAATGGGGGTTTCCCCGACTCCACACGATCAGGTGGTagatcggccattagctgctcgatAACCTTTCCATGTGCCCTGCGACACCTGACACATCTACTCAGCACGCGTCGCACTGCTGCATGGCCCTTAAttacccaaaatttctccctcatcaggctcaaaacatgcattacacccatatggttagaatgctcatgataatactggatcaccatgtctgtcaagTGGCCTTTATACGGGaaaataattggatgcctttcgcttggagagatatttgccgaagataacctacctccaacgcacagaagcccatttctcaggattggtttcaaccttcttagggagctagatgccctaatagttcctcccttctcaaggctctctatCTCTAACTCGTAATCAACATGCTGTGTTACCTGTACTACCACCGTCTCTGCCAAGCTAATAATTTCGGTGGACAAATGCATATCTAGCTCGCTGAGCAGCTGCCtgtgtttataaataatgtacctagcaaatagcaacaaccaacccaaagctctaaggagcttgatccacctggaatagtggtggatgattttatacatacctgtTTGTCTGATGTCTGTCCCAATCCTGAAACTAATTAtttggtagcctctagttcctgttggtcttatctcacgcttaacttctaatccttccacaccatctgacatttgagctggctcAGTTGGCCAGAAACACTCCTCATTCAACAAAAACACCGGCCCTTTTCTCCACCTTTCGgactgcttggaacgtgttgcatcgtctgctgggttccACTCAGAGTTAACATACCTCTactctttctgatcactgccctcccttatcatagagacacggtttgccacaaatgtctggtatctggccTGATCATTCCTAATGTATCGCAAGACGGTTGTTGAGTcggtccaataatagaccccatctaccctgaaatctatcatggtcagaatagTGCTTCCTAGTCTTACGGCCAGTACCGCTGCACTAAGTTCTAGTCGGAGCACTGAAACATGCTTCAAtggtgctacccttgcctttcccatgatgaatctgcaagatacgtttccccatggatccgagacccgcaagtatgccactactaccaaagccatgacgcttgcatctgagaacaaatgcaaatgtactagggtggctgattcccatggaataaccttcaggcttctgGGCACACTTGTCCCGCTGGTCTGGCTCAGCCTCTTTCCCCACGCCTTGATACGGTCCGTAGTGTCAGGGTCCAACTCCATGTCCCAAGCTATCTTTAATCAgcagaggtcctgcatgatgaccctaccctcgattaaaactggcgcTAATATTCCGAGTGGATCGTAAATCGAGTCTATGGCTGACAACAGGTCCCGCTTAGTCCTTGGAACTGATATTAGCTCTGCTCGGACACCCAACtcatcagtggccaagtcccactgtactcctaaagcctttgtcttatgtgactctgatccctctataagctctgaggtgctcctactgtaccactccctcgggatcgatgacataacctccacacaagggctgctgaactttgtcaatgtaaatacccctttcttgcagagctccttaacctctaacaaattga
Proteins encoded in this window:
- the LOC137628645 gene encoding uncharacterized protein, which encodes MSDGVEGLEVKREIRPTGTRGYQIISFRIGTDIRQTGMYKIIHHYSRWIKLLRALGWLLLFARYIIYKHRQLLSELDMHLSTEIISLAETVVVQVTQHVDYELEIESLEKGGTIRASSSLRRLKPILRNGLLCVGGRLSSANISPSERHPIIFPYKGHLTDMVIQYYHEHSNHMGVMHVLSLMREKFWVIKGHAAVRRVLSRCVRCRRAHGKVIEQLMADLPPDRVESGKPPFYRTGVDLFGPFFVKRGRA